The Fusobacterium sp. SYSU M8D902 genome contains the following window.
CTATAGAATATGTAGTATACAATTCCTAACATAGGCAATATACATCCTACAAATATTCCTACCATTATCATTCTATAAAACTTTAACTGTCTTCCCTTATAATTGATAAATTCTCCATCTACAAAAACTTCTTTAATATTTTGATTATTTTCTAAACTAGTTTGAATTTTCTCTATATCTGAAGGTTTTTCAAAATAAATTACTAGACTATCTGAAAGTGGATTTTCACCTCTAGGTATAGCTACATCCAATTGATACTGTAACTTTTGGAATGCTTCCTCTTTCGAAATATATCTAACCTGTCTAACTCCCTCTAATTTTAATACTTCAATCTCTGTTTTTTCCTTATCTATCTCCGCTACATTTCCTTGAAAGTCCGCTGTAAAAAAATATTCTCTCTCTATTTTCTGAGTTATCCCTTGAGTATTGATGAAAAAAGCCAAGAAAAAGTTTAAGATGATAAAAGCTAAAATATTTAAAATAAATGTTACCTTTTTTATCTGAATCCCGCTTTTCACTATTTTTTTCCCCTCTCTTATCACATTAAAATTATTCATAGCCACCTCATTCTAAAGTTTATATAAAAAGATGAGGACTGACCATAAAGGAGTTTATGCCAGCCCTCCCAAACTTATTTATTACATATTTTCTTTAACCATTGCTACTAATTTAGCTGCTGTTAACTCATATTTCTCTAATAATTCATTAGCTTTTCCACTTTGTCCAAACTTGTCATAGATTCCAAGTTTTTTAACTTTTGTCGGGTGTACTTCAGATAGGAATTCTGATACAGCTGATCCTAATCCACCAATTACTGAGTGCTCCTCAGCAGTTATTATGAATTTAGTCTCTTGAGCTGCTTTTAATATAGTCTCTCCATCAAGTGGTTTGATTGTTCCAACGTTGATTACTCTAACTGATATTCCCTCTTCTGCTAATATCTCTGCAGCTTTTAAAGCTTCAGCTGTCATTAATCCAGTAGATGCAATTGTTACATCTGTTCCCTCTCTCAATGTATTAGCAATTCCTATTTGGAAATCATATGTTGCTTCATCAAAAATTGTCTCAACATCTAATCTTCCCATTCTTATATAAACAGGTCCATTATATTCAGCTGCTGCAAATACCATTTTTTTAGTCTCTACTGCATCTGCTGGAGATAATACTACCATTCCTGGAATAGATCTCATTAATGCTATATCCTCTACTGATTGGTGTGATCCTCCGTCTTCTCCTACTGATATTCCAGCGTGAGTTGGAGCTATTTTAACATTTAATTTTGGATAAGCAACTGTATTTCTAATTTGCTCGAATCCTCTTCCTGCTGCGAACATAGCAAATGTAGAAGCAAAAGCTACCTTTCCACAAGTTGCTAATCCTGCTGCTGTTCCTATTAAATCAGCTTCAGCTATCCCTACGTTAAAATGTCTCTCTGGGAATTTTTCTTTAAATAAATTTGTTTTTGTTGATTTTGTTAAATCTGCATCTAAAACTACTACATTTTTATTTATTTGCCCTAGCTCTACTAAAGCCTCACCATAAGCTTGTCTTGTAGATTTTTTACTCATTAATTATTCCCTCCTAATTCTGCTAATGCTTTTTCAGTTTCCTCTTTTGTTGGAGCTACTCCGTGGAATCCACATACGTTTTCCATAAATGATACTCCTTTTCCTTTTACTGTTTTAGCAATTATTATAGTTGGTTTACCTTTTACTGTCTTAGCCTCTTCTAAAGCTTTTAATATCTCTTCCATATTGTGACCGTCGATCTTTATTACATTCCAACCAAATGCTTCCCATTTTGCATCAACAGGCTCTACTCCCATAACTTTATCTACATTTCCATCAATTTGAAGATTGTTAAAGTCTAAAAATGCACAGATGTTATCTAATTTGAAGTGAGCAGCAGTCATTGCAGCTTCCCAAACTTGACCTTCTTGTAACTCTCCATCTCCTAAAACTATATAAGTTCTGTATGAAAGATCTGAGATTTTTGCATTTAAAGCCATTCCGTTAGCTACAGATAGACCTTGTCCTAATGATCCAGTAGAGATCTCTACTCCTGGAACTTTTTTCATATCAGGGTGTCCTTGTAAAATTGATCCATACTGTCTTAAAGTCATTAGAATCTCTTTATCAAAGTATCCTCTCTCAGCTAAAGTTGCATATAGTGCTGGAGCAGCATGCCCTTTTGAAAGAACAAATCTATCTCTGTTTTCCATTTTAGGATTGCTAGGATCTATATTCATCTCATCAAAATATAGAGCTGTTAAAATATCTGTTGCTGATAATGATCCTCCTGGGTGTCCTGATTTAGCTTCACAAATCATTTTAACTATTGATTTTCTTATGTTTGTTGCTGTTGCTTCTAGATTTTTAATATCTCTCATCTGTTTTCTATTTCTCCTTTCAAAATTTTTATACTCTCTCTAAATTATATTATTTTATCTCACATATTGTCAAGAAAAGCTATTATTTTACTTAAAAAAATATGTATATTTTGTCTATGATATACTTTCCACTCTCTCTTATCAATAAATACAATTCTTTATGTCTTAGACAAGCTATTCCAATTGCAAAAACTGTAAATGAAATTAACGGTCTAAACAGTTTATTCTCTTTAATAGTATCTTTTAAAATTGTTACTACTCCTAAAAAAAATAGGTAATAAAATTCTGTTAAGTTCTCTGTATAGCATATTGCTACAAGAATACTAATAACTGCAGAGAAAAATAATATCATCTTACTTATTTTTGGATTACAACTTATTTTTAAAATAGGGATTTTTATTAATGCCCCTCCACCCCAACCTTTTGGAAATAGGTCAAATATAAAGTGAAGAGCTAATGCCAATGAAAATCCCATCAAAAAATATCTAAAGTTTATATTTTTATCCTGCTCATAGACTCTTATAAATATCAATAAAATTAAGGGACTATGAGTAAGTATACTTCTATGTCTTAATTTCATTTTAAAATCCCAATCAGGAAATTTT
Protein-coding sequences here:
- a CDS encoding transketolase, which gives rise to MRDIKNLEATATNIRKSIVKMICEAKSGHPGGSLSATDILTALYFDEMNIDPSNPKMENRDRFVLSKGHAAPALYATLAERGYFDKEILMTLRQYGSILQGHPDMKKVPGVEISTGSLGQGLSVANGMALNAKISDLSYRTYIVLGDGELQEGQVWEAAMTAAHFKLDNICAFLDFNNLQIDGNVDKVMGVEPVDAKWEAFGWNVIKIDGHNMEEILKALEEAKTVKGKPTIIIAKTVKGKGVSFMENVCGFHGVAPTKEETEKALAELGGNN
- a CDS encoding transketolase family protein codes for the protein MSKKSTRQAYGEALVELGQINKNVVVLDADLTKSTKTNLFKEKFPERHFNVGIAEADLIGTAAGLATCGKVAFASTFAMFAAGRGFEQIRNTVAYPKLNVKIAPTHAGISVGEDGGSHQSVEDIALMRSIPGMVVLSPADAVETKKMVFAAAEYNGPVYIRMGRLDVETIFDEATYDFQIGIANTLREGTDVTIASTGLMTAEALKAAEILAEEGISVRVINVGTIKPLDGETILKAAQETKFIITAEEHSVIGGLGSAVSEFLSEVHPTKVKKLGIYDKFGQSGKANELLEKYELTAAKLVAMVKENM
- a CDS encoding permease-like cell division protein FtsX; translated protein: MNNFNVIREGKKIVKSGIQIKKVTFILNILAFIILNFFLAFFINTQGITQKIEREYFFTADFQGNVAEIDKEKTEIEVLKLEGVRQVRYISKEEAFQKLQYQLDVAIPRGENPLSDSLVIYFEKPSDIEKIQTSLENNQNIKEVFVDGEFINYKGRQLKFYRMIMVGIFVGCILPMLGIVYYIFYSAISIDYINNIEIGRDDNSSKARARKVNLLPFTASSVIGTLIFFNVYSYFRKNLLLISSKYLLLGLKEIFVIQFVIIFIINLLIWLKPIKIGVLKWIEDGKK